The Saprospiraceae bacterium genome includes a window with the following:
- a CDS encoding HD domain-containing protein encodes MRAIFLNLWLPYNLLLNKEIIHTLVFNIKKHERSIFELIQLSAKDLGFPVYLVGGYVRDRLLSRESKDIDVVCVGDGIALAEQLAGKLRPVPHIVVYKRFGTAMLRHQNLEIEFVGARKESYRLNSRKPAVENGSLEDDQNRRDFTINALAVSLNEEDYGNILDPFNGLQHLEAKLIKTPLDPDKTFSDDPLRMMRAIRFSTQLDFVIDPETLKSIAKNKNRISIISKERIATELEKIILSDKPSRGFKLLFDTGLLNIIFPEMAALQGVEVRNNIGHKDNFYHTLEVLDNISKDTDNLWLRWAAILHDIAKPPTKRFDEGLGWTFHGHEALGSVMVPRIFKRLKLPLDQKMKYVQNLVLLHLRPIALTNGNVSDSAVRRLLFDAGEDIDDLMTLCKADITSKNEGKVIRFKENYRELEEKIKEVEEKDQIRNWQPPISGEDIMNTFKLSPSREVGILKNAIREAILDGIVSNNYEDAYKFMIKKAAELNINRPE; translated from the coding sequence ATGAGGGCTATATTTTTGAATCTTTGGTTACCGTATAATCTATTATTAAACAAAGAAATTATTCATACCTTGGTATTCAACATAAAAAAACATGAAAGGTCCATATTTGAGTTAATTCAGTTATCTGCAAAAGATTTGGGTTTTCCCGTTTATCTTGTAGGCGGATACGTTCGGGACCGCTTGCTTTCCAGAGAATCAAAAGATATTGATGTGGTTTGTGTTGGAGATGGTATTGCCCTGGCAGAACAATTAGCAGGAAAACTTCGTCCTGTTCCGCATATCGTTGTCTATAAAAGATTTGGAACTGCCATGTTAAGACATCAGAATCTGGAGATAGAGTTTGTGGGGGCCAGAAAAGAATCATATAGACTGAACTCCAGAAAACCTGCCGTAGAAAATGGGTCGTTGGAAGATGATCAAAACCGGAGAGACTTTACGATCAATGCATTGGCAGTAAGTCTGAATGAAGAAGACTACGGTAATATTCTGGATCCTTTTAACGGACTTCAGCATCTGGAGGCAAAATTAATTAAAACTCCGCTTGATCCGGATAAAACTTTTTCAGATGATCCATTGAGGATGATGCGGGCTATCCGATTTTCAACACAACTGGATTTTGTGATAGATCCGGAAACATTAAAATCCATTGCCAAAAATAAAAACAGAATCAGTATTATTTCTAAGGAACGAATTGCTACGGAATTGGAGAAAATTATTTTATCAGATAAACCATCCCGAGGGTTTAAATTGCTATTTGATACTGGATTATTGAATATTATTTTTCCTGAAATGGCCGCTTTGCAAGGAGTGGAAGTTCGGAATAATATTGGGCATAAAGATAATTTTTACCATACACTGGAAGTTTTGGACAATATTTCGAAAGATACGGACAATTTATGGCTGAGATGGGCAGCGATACTACATGATATTGCAAAGCCGCCGACCAAAAGATTTGATGAAGGACTGGGTTGGACATTTCATGGTCATGAAGCATTGGGATCTGTGATGGTTCCCAGAATTTTCAAAAGACTAAAACTTCCTTTGGACCAAAAAATGAAATATGTTCAAAATCTGGTACTACTGCATTTAAGACCAATCGCGTTGACGAATGGTAATGTTTCTGATTCTGCTGTCCGAAGATTGCTTTTTGATGCAGGGGAGGATATAGATGATCTGATGACGCTATGTAAAGCAGACATTACTTCAAAGAATGAAGGAAAAGTAATTCGTTTCAAAGAAAATTACCGAGAGCTTGAAGAAAAGATAAAAGAAGTAGAAGAAAAGGACCAAATCCGAAACTGGCAGCCTCCTATCAGTGGTGAAGACATAATGAATACCTTTAAATTGTCGCCTTCCAGAGAAGTTGGTATTTTGAAAAATGCTATCAGAGAGGCAATTCTGGATGGGATAGTATCCAATAATTATGAAGATGCATATAAGTTTATGATCAAAAAGGCAGCTGAATTGAATATTAACAGACCTGAATAA
- a CDS encoding helix-hairpin-helix domain-containing protein — MDWKDNFSFTRQERSGIITFLILSFFLVSVFKLFLRNDVANSDYKLTEYLLQADSTDFFENSEENNIENDFSNKSQSYYNKENKKSTRLRFTFDPNLISEDSLLMLGFSKFAAKNLANYRNKGGKIQDSEKFKTIYGMDTVLINDLQDFIVISDIFKHVNRPQYSKDNFSKNEIKVVSLQFVELNSADSVQLTGIKGIGPYKASSIIRYRKRLGGFLDVEQILEVKGISDSLYLEIKDFMEVDENLINRININTADYKTLISHPYMEKNAVNLILNYRKQHGSFQSPKEIKRIRAFKEEFVNKILPYLSVE, encoded by the coding sequence ATGGATTGGAAGGACAACTTTTCATTTACAAGACAGGAACGTAGCGGGATTATTACTTTTCTGATTTTGTCATTTTTTCTGGTATCCGTATTTAAATTATTTCTAAGAAATGATGTTGCCAATTCAGATTACAAACTGACTGAATATCTTTTACAAGCTGACAGCACTGATTTTTTCGAAAATAGTGAAGAAAACAATATCGAAAATGATTTTTCAAATAAGTCGCAGAGTTACTACAATAAAGAAAACAAGAAAAGTACCAGATTACGGTTTACATTTGATCCTAACTTAATTTCAGAAGATTCACTTCTTATGTTAGGATTCAGCAAATTTGCTGCAAAAAATCTTGCAAACTACAGAAATAAGGGTGGTAAAATACAGGATTCCGAGAAATTCAAGACTATTTACGGGATGGACACTGTTCTCATTAATGATTTGCAGGACTTTATTGTGATTTCAGATATTTTCAAACATGTAAATAGACCACAATACTCAAAAGACAACTTCAGTAAAAATGAAATAAAAGTTGTTAGTCTCCAATTTGTAGAGTTAAACTCTGCAGACAGCGTACAGTTAACCGGGATTAAAGGAATAGGACCGTATAAAGCGAGTAGTATCATCAGGTACAGAAAGAGATTAGGAGGTTTTCTGGATGTTGAGCAAATTTTAGAAGTCAAGGGAATTTCAGATTCATTGTATCTTGAGATTAAGGATTTTATGGAAGTGGATGAGAATCTGATCAATCGTATCAACATCAACACTGCCGACTATAAAACCTTAATTTCTCATCCATATATGGAAAAAAATGCTGTAAACCTGATTTTGAATTACAGAAAACAGCATGGATCTTTTCAGTCCCCCAAAGAAATCAAAAGAATAAGAGCATTTAAAGAAGAGTTTGTAAACAAAATTCTACCGTATCTTTCGGTAGAGTAG
- a CDS encoding sugar phosphate isomerase/epimerase: MNFNFLAFILTMTLVAGCKNTESSNKPPESESKVNISLAQWSFHKALQSGKMDHLEFITKAASLGFEGVEYVNVFFKDKAQDISFLDRMNKLADSSGIQQLLIMVDGEGYLADIDSLKRNEAVQNHFKWVDAAKYLGCHSIRVNAHGEGTIEETMQAAIDGLKKLSEYAATKDINVLVENHGGYSSNGKWLSEVMTKVNMKNCGTLPDFGNFCLKNDPGVEGNPCIEEYDRYKGVEELMPFAKAVSAKSHEFGENGFETTIDYTKMLSIVKSAGYVGFIGVEYEGKTLDEESGIIATRDLISKISNQE, from the coding sequence ATGAATTTTAATTTTTTGGCCTTCATTTTAACAATGACTTTAGTAGCCGGTTGTAAAAACACTGAGAGCAGTAATAAACCACCTGAATCAGAAAGCAAAGTCAATATTTCCCTGGCTCAATGGTCTTTTCACAAAGCATTACAAAGTGGCAAGATGGATCATCTGGAATTCATAACCAAAGCAGCATCCTTGGGTTTTGAAGGAGTAGAATATGTAAATGTCTTTTTTAAAGACAAGGCACAGGACATTTCTTTTCTGGATCGGATGAATAAATTGGCAGACTCGTCAGGAATCCAACAATTACTTATTATGGTTGACGGCGAAGGATATCTGGCAGATATTGATTCTTTAAAACGAAACGAAGCAGTACAAAACCATTTTAAATGGGTAGATGCTGCAAAATATCTGGGTTGTCACTCTATCAGAGTGAATGCTCATGGCGAAGGAACAATTGAAGAAACAATGCAGGCAGCTATAGATGGTCTTAAAAAACTATCTGAATATGCCGCAACAAAGGACATCAATGTATTGGTTGAAAATCATGGCGGATATTCATCAAACGGAAAGTGGCTTTCTGAAGTAATGACAAAAGTAAATATGAAAAATTGTGGCACACTGCCTGATTTTGGTAATTTTTGTCTTAAAAACGATCCTGGTGTGGAAGGGAATCCTTGTATCGAAGAATACGACAGGTATAAAGGCGTTGAAGAATTAATGCCATTTGCAAAAGCAGTAAGCGCAAAATCCCATGAATTCGGAGAAAATGGATTTGAAACCACGATAGATTATACCAAAATGTTATCAATTGTAAAATCCGCAGGGTATGTAGGATTCATTGGAGTAGAATATGAAGGTAAAACATTGGATGAAGAGTCAGGAATAATTGCAACCCGTGATCTGATATCCAAAATTTCAAATCAAGAATAG
- a CDS encoding gluconate 2-dehydrogenase subunit 3 family protein — protein sequence MDRREALKATSLILGYTLTAGTTAAILHGCKAESSSDWTPEILSQQESTLLAEVCESILPATDTPGAKDALCHRYIDNYFSRLRSEDDQKEFKDGLKIFDEKSKAKYSKAFLALNSNEREEILKALSEDAQNHVKEDHGGKPHIFRTIKELTVAGYCTSEIGAKNLLKYDPVPGPYQGCIDYASVGGVWALY from the coding sequence ATGGATAGAAGAGAAGCTCTGAAAGCTACCTCACTAATATTGGGCTATACGCTTACGGCAGGAACAACTGCTGCCATACTACATGGATGTAAAGCTGAAAGTTCATCAGATTGGACACCTGAAATTTTGTCACAACAAGAATCTACTTTATTAGCTGAAGTCTGTGAGAGTATTTTGCCTGCAACCGATACACCGGGAGCAAAGGATGCTTTGTGCCACAGATATATAGATAATTATTTTTCCAGGTTACGGTCAGAAGATGATCAAAAAGAATTTAAAGATGGTCTGAAAATTTTTGATGAGAAATCAAAGGCAAAATATTCTAAAGCATTCCTTGCTTTAAATAGCAATGAAAGAGAAGAAATACTCAAAGCTTTATCTGAAGATGCCCAAAATCATGTAAAAGAAGACCATGGAGGAAAACCACATATATTCAGAACCATTAAAGAATTAACTGTGGCTGGTTATTGTACAAGTGAAATAGGTGCCAAAAATTTATTGAAATATGACCCTGTTCCTGGTCCTTATCAGGGATGTATAGATTATGCATCCGTTGGTGGCGTTTGGGCACTTTATTAA
- a CDS encoding GMC family oxidoreductase, with product MYFNSEGQEEVSYDAIVIGSGISGGWAAKELTEKGLKTLVLERGRMVKHGEYPTANMDDWELPNRNKMTLEEMKDYPVQGRTGYTINPAHIHWWPKDTEHPYTETKPFDWIRAYHVGGRSLLWGRQSYRLSPMDFEANLKEGIAVDWPVRYSDIAPWYDYVETFIGVSGQNEGLPQLPDGKFLPPMEYNCLEKDAKAKIESKFPERKITMGRTAHITQEGGYNGRGTCLTRNRCMRGCPFGAYFSSNASTLPAAEATGNLRIRPHSIVTEIIFDDATQKAKGVRILDGETKESKEYFAKVIFMCASTLGTTQILLNSTSERFPDGFGNDSGELGHNLMDHHFRLGANGRSDDFKDQYYKGRRPTGIYVPRFQNLDAKTKRPNYIRGFGYQGGASREGWGRYIAEANYGKGLKDAISQPGNWSMGLMAFGECLPYHENKVTLEKDKKDMYGLPTLNMDAEWKTNEYEMRKEMMSAAAEMLEAAGLKDVKTYDSGCNPGLGIHEMGTARMGLDPKTSVLNKWNQMHAAKNVFVTDGSFMTSAGCQNPSLTYMAFTARAVNYAVEELNKGNL from the coding sequence ATGTATTTTAATTCAGAAGGACAGGAAGAAGTAAGCTACGATGCAATAGTAATAGGATCCGGAATCAGCGGCGGATGGGCTGCTAAAGAATTAACTGAAAAAGGGCTAAAGACGTTGGTATTGGAAAGAGGCAGAATGGTAAAACATGGTGAGTATCCGACTGCAAATATGGATGATTGGGAATTACCCAACAGAAATAAAATGACCCTGGAAGAAATGAAAGACTATCCTGTACAGGGGCGAACAGGTTATACTATCAATCCGGCACATATACATTGGTGGCCTAAAGACACTGAGCATCCTTATACAGAAACAAAGCCTTTTGACTGGATCAGAGCCTATCACGTTGGGGGGCGTTCATTACTCTGGGGAAGACAATCCTATAGGTTAAGTCCAATGGATTTTGAAGCAAATTTAAAAGAAGGAATCGCTGTTGACTGGCCTGTAAGATATTCGGACATTGCACCCTGGTATGATTATGTAGAGACCTTTATCGGCGTAAGCGGTCAAAATGAAGGGTTGCCACAACTGCCTGATGGAAAATTCCTGCCCCCTATGGAATATAATTGTCTTGAAAAAGATGCAAAAGCCAAAATAGAAAGCAAATTTCCTGAAAGGAAAATCACGATGGGAAGAACGGCACATATCACTCAGGAAGGTGGCTATAATGGCAGGGGAACTTGCCTGACGAGAAATCGTTGTATGAGAGGCTGTCCGTTTGGAGCTTATTTTAGCAGTAATGCATCCACACTTCCCGCAGCAGAAGCTACCGGCAATTTAAGAATCAGACCACATTCTATTGTAACTGAAATTATATTTGATGATGCTACCCAAAAGGCGAAGGGAGTACGCATTCTGGATGGAGAAACCAAAGAAAGTAAAGAATATTTTGCAAAAGTAATATTCATGTGTGCATCCACATTGGGAACTACACAAATTTTACTTAATTCAACCTCTGAAAGATTTCCGGATGGTTTTGGAAATGACAGCGGTGAATTGGGCCACAATCTGATGGACCATCATTTCAGATTGGGAGCTAACGGTCGGTCGGATGATTTTAAAGATCAATATTATAAAGGTAGAAGACCTACAGGTATTTATGTTCCGCGATTCCAAAATCTGGATGCTAAAACCAAACGTCCGAATTATATCAGAGGGTTTGGCTATCAGGGTGGTGCCAGCCGTGAAGGTTGGGGTCGTTATATTGCTGAAGCAAATTACGGCAAAGGGCTCAAAGATGCTATTTCCCAGCCCGGAAACTGGAGTATGGGTCTGATGGCCTTTGGCGAGTGTCTACCTTACCATGAAAACAAAGTTACCCTTGAAAAGGATAAAAAAGATATGTATGGATTACCAACCTTAAATATGGATGCTGAGTGGAAAACAAATGAGTATGAAATGAGAAAGGAAATGATGTCTGCCGCAGCTGAAATGCTTGAAGCAGCAGGTCTGAAAGATGTAAAAACCTATGATTCTGGATGCAATCCGGGATTGGGAATTCATGAAATGGGTACTGCAAGAATGGGCCTTGACCCCAAGACTTCGGTTTTGAACAAATGGAATCAGATGCACGCTGCCAAAAATGTTTTTGTGACAGATGGTTCATTTATGACATCAGCAGGATGCCAGAATCCATCTCTGACTTACATGGCTTTTACTGCCAGAGCTGTAAATTATGCAGTAGAAGAATTAAATAAAGGAAATTTATAA
- a CDS encoding TIM barrel protein — MKRREAIKNTILGSGALIMSNKIVENLDQFNSKNGNSALSNTVKHSACRWCYSKIPLESFIESCQDLGVRSIELLDPEEYKIVIGKGLECAIANSSSLHITKGFNDPTYHSQLTEDYHKLILSAAENGVSQVICFSGNRNNLSDEQGLENCAKGLDNVVKLAEKYNITLVMELLNSKVDHHGYQCDNTGFGTALVDKIGSAHFKLLYDIYHMQIMEGDVISTIRKYNDYISHYHTGGVPGRKEINETQELNYKAIIKAIMETGYQGFIAQEFIPSNPDPIASLKEGIQICNVI, encoded by the coding sequence ATGAAAAGAAGAGAAGCAATCAAGAATACTATTTTGGGTTCCGGAGCATTGATTATGTCCAACAAAATTGTTGAGAATTTAGATCAATTCAATTCTAAAAATGGAAATTCTGCATTATCAAATACTGTTAAGCATTCAGCTTGCAGATGGTGTTATAGTAAAATACCTTTAGAGTCATTTATCGAATCATGTCAGGATCTTGGAGTCAGGTCAATTGAACTGCTTGATCCGGAAGAATACAAAATAGTAATTGGTAAAGGACTTGAATGCGCCATTGCAAACAGCAGTAGTTTACACATAACCAAAGGATTTAATGATCCAACTTACCATTCTCAATTAACAGAAGACTATCACAAATTAATATTGTCAGCAGCCGAAAATGGAGTCTCTCAGGTAATATGCTTTTCAGGTAACCGTAATAATCTTTCTGATGAACAAGGACTGGAAAACTGTGCAAAAGGATTGGATAATGTAGTCAAGCTTGCAGAAAAATATAATATTACGTTGGTCATGGAATTGTTGAACAGCAAAGTTGATCATCATGGATATCAATGCGATAACACTGGTTTTGGTACAGCTTTGGTAGATAAAATAGGATCTGCACATTTTAAATTATTATACGATATCTACCATATGCAGATCATGGAAGGTGATGTCATTTCAACTATTAGAAAATATAATGATTATATTTCCCACTATCACACCGGTGGTGTACCCGGCAGGAAAGAAATCAATGAAACACAAGAACTAAACTACAAGGCTATCATTAAGGCCATCATGGAGACAGGCTATCAGGGTTTTATTGCACAGGAATTTATACCGAGTAATCCTGATCCGATAGCTTCTCTGAAAGAAGGAATTCAAATTTGTAATGTTATATAA
- a CDS encoding VWA domain-containing protein: MKHFILIISFLCYSIIQNAQQKSSPILIIYDASGSMWGKMEGKTKKQIASEVLTACVDNLPKDQNIGLIVYGHRKMDDCNDIEYMVNLTNHSKVNVTNVVKKLNPTGKTPLARSASMAINSLKESKTKATIILITDGIESCDGDICKVIKDAKADGIDFKLHIVGFGLKDGEKQQLKCAAQAGDGKYYDAGDAGGLAEVLTEVTTKTIDKPKENFSLYAVKNGKPVDARVNPRNSATKKDIPGARTYRDTAWVHLPAGKYDIEVYPLENTDIPGTTISVEIKDGENKHRDVSFDGGILEVSTTNNGERLDAIVKMYDKNTGKVVSNARTYGRSKQMEVPAGIYKVSYSALNIEGIDIYIELSDVEVKANTTNSISHDFKSGIAMIGVRTANGELIDATVNFQEKSTEKNVAGGRTYTSDSSNPKKFVLNPGTYEVKIVTVGKHKGKNDSFTITIEAGKTAEKIITF; this comes from the coding sequence ATGAAACATTTTATTTTAATTATTTCATTTTTGTGTTATTCGATTATTCAAAATGCCCAACAGAAAAGCTCTCCAATTCTTATTATATATGATGCCAGTGGCTCTATGTGGGGGAAGATGGAAGGAAAAACCAAAAAGCAAATTGCATCAGAAGTGCTAACTGCATGTGTAGATAATTTACCAAAAGACCAGAATATAGGATTAATTGTATATGGACACCGCAAAATGGATGATTGTAACGACATTGAGTACATGGTAAATCTAACGAATCATTCTAAGGTTAATGTTACCAATGTTGTTAAAAAGCTCAACCCAACCGGAAAAACTCCTTTGGCTCGTAGTGCTTCGATGGCGATAAATTCACTGAAGGAAAGTAAAACAAAAGCTACCATTATCTTAATAACCGATGGTATAGAGTCTTGTGATGGTGATATTTGCAAAGTCATTAAAGATGCCAAAGCTGATGGTATTGATTTTAAACTACACATTGTAGGTTTTGGACTTAAAGATGGCGAAAAACAACAATTAAAATGTGCTGCTCAAGCAGGTGATGGCAAATATTATGATGCCGGTGATGCCGGAGGATTAGCAGAGGTGTTAACTGAGGTAACTACCAAAACAATAGATAAACCCAAAGAAAATTTTTCTTTGTACGCTGTTAAAAACGGCAAACCAGTAGATGCCAGGGTTAACCCGAGAAATTCGGCTACAAAAAAAGATATTCCAGGTGCCAGAACATACAGAGATACAGCCTGGGTACATCTACCAGCCGGTAAGTACGATATAGAAGTTTACCCTTTAGAGAATACTGATATCCCGGGAACTACCATTTCTGTTGAAATAAAAGATGGTGAAAACAAACACCGGGATGTAAGTTTTGATGGCGGTATCCTGGAAGTTTCTACTACCAATAATGGAGAACGATTGGATGCCATTGTAAAAATGTATGATAAAAACACGGGAAAAGTAGTCTCAAATGCCAGAACTTATGGAAGATCAAAACAAATGGAAGTTCCGGCGGGAATTTATAAAGTCTCTTATTCAGCCTTAAATATAGAAGGAATAGATATATATATTGAACTAAGTGATGTTGAGGTAAAAGCAAACACAACAAATTCAATTTCACATGATTTTAAAAGTGGTATTGCCATGATTGGTGTTAGAACTGCAAATGGTGAACTTATTGATGCAACAGTTAATTTTCAGGAAAAAAGCACGGAAAAAAATGTTGCAGGAGGTAGAACTTATACTTCGGACAGTAGTAACCCCAAAAAATTTGTTTTAAATCCAGGAACTTACGAAGTCAAAATCGTGACCGTAGGGAAACATAAAGGAAAAAATGATTCATTTACTATTACCATAGAAGCAGGGAAAACCGCTGAAAAAATAATAACTTTTTAA
- a CDS encoding DUF1801 domain-containing protein, with amino-acid sequence MTIEQFIANYDPKVQVICKELRQMTLDLLPEMEEILYEGWKNISYGTGESRSDKDMIMYIAPFKDSVNLGFFRGANLADNKKLLKGTGKLLRHVKFKSMTDYETDDIKSLIIEAKTERLVTK; translated from the coding sequence ATGACCATTGAACAATTTATTGCAAACTACGATCCAAAAGTGCAGGTGATATGTAAAGAACTCAGACAGATGACCTTGGATTTATTGCCTGAAATGGAAGAAATCCTGTATGAAGGCTGGAAAAATATTTCTTACGGCACCGGCGAAAGCAGGTCTGATAAAGATATGATCATGTACATCGCACCCTTTAAAGATAGTGTGAATCTTGGCTTTTTTCGGGGTGCAAATTTGGCTGATAATAAAAAGCTGTTAAAAGGAACCGGCAAACTTTTGCGCCATGTAAAATTTAAGTCCATGACAGACTATGAAACGGATGACATTAAATCCCTTATAATCGAAGCTAAAACCGAACGACTTGTAACAAAATAG
- the sigZ gene encoding RNA polymerase sigma factor SigZ, translated as MSALTGELYNQFHSELEIFIIKKVKDKVVAQDILHDVFIKIHLHLNTVRDHTKLNGWIYQLTRNTINDYYRKLVVSEEATEISNGENESDINSQFGLEKCLMPFIDRLPKKYKEALILTEINGLSQTQFAKHLNISYSAAKSRVQRARIKLKSIFTNCCQIQADSYGNILSYRQIDCGSQRCE; from the coding sequence ATGTCTGCATTAACCGGAGAATTATACAATCAGTTTCATAGCGAACTGGAAATTTTTATCATTAAAAAAGTAAAAGATAAGGTCGTTGCACAGGATATCCTTCACGACGTTTTTATTAAAATTCACCTGCATCTTAATACCGTCAGAGATCACACTAAATTAAATGGCTGGATTTATCAACTGACACGGAACACAATAAATGATTACTATCGCAAACTTGTGGTGTCAGAAGAAGCAACAGAAATTTCAAATGGAGAAAATGAATCCGACATTAATTCTCAATTTGGATTGGAAAAATGTTTGATGCCATTTATTGACAGGCTACCTAAAAAATATAAGGAAGCTTTGATCCTGACTGAGATAAATGGTCTTTCACAAACTCAATTTGCTAAACATCTGAATATTTCTTATTCAGCTGCCAAGTCAAGAGTACAGCGGGCAAGGATAAAGCTTAAATCAATTTTTACAAATTGTTGTCAAATTCAGGCGGATAGCTATGGAAATATATTATCATACCGTCAGATTGATTGCGGCTCTCAAAGATGTGAATGA
- a CDS encoding phosphatase PAP2 family protein, translated as MSITKYTHIKYPLICLSVITFLVIQSCEKELLRHAEFELYNYSGTDDDAGTWKPVLLNGPEQIFIDAPAMPTSDSYINEITATKTAIAAMTSENETAVKYWGNNPIIRWNEIARELAAKYNLIPPPNPDGTYTLPDPANPAKFPYFPFAHPPYSSRAYAYLSVAQFDALIATWHYKYKYGRPALNKADATIKQSLPVSDLPSYPSDGAVVGAVSRDILSALFPLEKEYLKAKADELKACLLLSGLHVESDIIAGDSLGRGVAKIFLQRAGSDGMRTAQTPRPISDSIKNAAFVRFGWKWENQESPRRPVGLTPNFGKVRTWNVPDVAAMRPPVPPAIGSVEFNKAADELKDIQKNLTNDQRKIANWWSDGFNTTTPPGHWNKFASDFIVKYKYNPIRSARVLAYMNMAIQDAGIVCWETKYYYHYPRPIEAIPGFKTILGTPNFPAYTSGHSTFSAAASEVLAFIFPEEKKQVELWANEAAESRIYGGIHYRFDSEEGLKQGRKVAEFTISKASLDGAD; from the coding sequence ATGTCAATCACCAAATACACCCATATTAAGTACCCTCTGATTTGTCTTAGTGTTATCACATTTTTGGTCATTCAAAGTTGTGAAAAGGAGCTTCTAAGACATGCTGAATTTGAACTATACAATTATTCCGGTACGGATGATGATGCCGGAACATGGAAACCTGTTTTATTAAATGGTCCGGAACAAATTTTCATTGATGCGCCTGCTATGCCAACTTCTGATAGTTACATAAATGAAATTACAGCAACAAAAACAGCAATTGCTGCTATGACTTCTGAAAATGAGACTGCCGTCAAATATTGGGGTAACAACCCTATCATCCGATGGAATGAGATAGCAAGAGAACTGGCGGCAAAATACAATCTGATACCACCACCTAATCCGGATGGTACTTATACATTACCGGATCCGGCCAATCCGGCAAAATTCCCTTATTTTCCTTTTGCCCACCCACCCTATTCATCGAGAGCTTATGCATACTTAAGTGTTGCACAATTTGATGCATTAATAGCTACATGGCACTACAAATATAAGTATGGAAGACCAGCGTTAAATAAAGCTGATGCAACCATAAAACAATCATTACCGGTTTCTGATTTGCCTTCCTATCCATCTGACGGTGCGGTAGTGGGTGCTGTTTCCAGAGATATACTCTCCGCATTGTTTCCGTTAGAGAAAGAATATCTGAAAGCCAAAGCTGACGAATTAAAAGCCTGTCTGTTACTGTCAGGTTTGCATGTTGAAAGTGATATAATTGCCGGTGATTCATTAGGTAGAGGTGTGGCAAAAATTTTCCTTCAAAGAGCCGGTTCAGATGGAATGCGGACCGCACAAACTCCGAGACCTATTTCTGATTCTATCAAAAATGCAGCTTTTGTCCGATTTGGCTGGAAATGGGAAAATCAGGAATCTCCGAGAAGACCTGTCGGACTGACGCCTAATTTCGGAAAAGTCAGAACATGGAACGTGCCTGATGTGGCTGCTATGCGACCTCCTGTGCCGCCAGCTATTGGTTCAGTAGAATTCAACAAAGCAGCAGATGAATTGAAAGATATTCAAAAAAATCTGACAAATGATCAAAGAAAAATAGCAAATTGGTGGTCGGATGGATTCAATACTACTACCCCACCGGGACATTGGAATAAATTTGCATCTGACTTTATTGTAAAATACAAATACAACCCTATCAGATCTGCCAGAGTATTGGCTTACATGAATATGGCAATCCAGGATGCTGGTATTGTGTGTTGGGAAACAAAATATTATTATCACTACCCGAGACCTATTGAAGCTATTCCGGGATTTAAGACGATTTTAGGAACTCCAAATTTCCCGGCATATACTTCCGGCCACAGCACATTTTCTGCTGCTGCATCAGAAGTATTGGCATTTATTTTTCCTGAAGAAAAAAAGCAGGTAGAATTGTGGGCAAATGAAGCAGCAGAATCCAGAATATACGGAGGAATTCATTACAGATTTGACTCGGAAGAAGGGCTGAAGCAGGGCAGAAAAGTTGCAGAATTTACAATTTCAAAAGCCTCCCTTGACGGAGCTGATTAA